A part of Halodesulfovibrio marinisediminis DSM 17456 genomic DNA contains:
- the pilO2 gene encoding type 4b pilus protein PilO2 gives MLSIKINGRAYAVGLWWQVLNGTKKRDQLDHIRKQVAEFKEEHFNCYVIRNSQFGLGNLEGKIKSYPSLVCALIDRTPDTWLGRFLLEESEGQQLWWVCAVKDGKPLADGDAIFTSLEEADSHLKRFRAISQWETEILTDTVDGTAEQFKGLIKPAQRLRSVEERRIPTSLKLIIFLLILVGGYSAYTKYEEQKLADFKRIQQQMNAKNALDRRKALEEAPEQFFPKVWEQFPDVAHVATLCLPIMQNISLYNNGWALYSTTCDLKTIPPLLKTEWNHTKGARFDAPPVMFGDPASLDTKTPTKAVSSYTLHIECKRPSKELFPKKKAVGKLYQLTAAAQAHINVTWSEPKTHKVSDVIGKPLFFTSPWRHCKWTLSGIPSTAITDQSLLNSLHDLPGVVINHITYLPQGWTITGELYAKN, from the coding sequence ATGCTTAGCATCAAAATCAACGGCAGAGCCTATGCTGTCGGGCTTTGGTGGCAGGTTCTCAATGGCACCAAGAAACGGGATCAGCTCGATCACATCCGTAAACAGGTTGCTGAATTTAAAGAAGAGCACTTCAACTGCTACGTTATTCGCAACTCACAGTTCGGCCTTGGAAACCTTGAAGGAAAGATTAAGTCCTACCCTTCTCTTGTCTGCGCTCTTATTGATCGCACACCGGATACATGGCTCGGACGCTTCTTGCTTGAAGAGTCTGAAGGACAGCAACTTTGGTGGGTTTGCGCAGTAAAAGACGGTAAACCGCTAGCTGACGGCGACGCTATTTTTACGTCTCTGGAAGAAGCAGACAGCCATCTCAAGCGATTCCGCGCTATCTCACAATGGGAAACCGAAATCCTTACTGACACGGTAGACGGTACTGCCGAACAGTTCAAAGGACTCATAAAACCTGCCCAGAGACTACGTTCAGTCGAAGAGCGACGAATTCCTACCTCACTCAAGCTGATTATCTTCTTGCTCATTCTCGTTGGCGGTTACTCGGCTTATACAAAGTACGAAGAACAAAAGCTTGCAGACTTCAAACGCATTCAGCAACAGATGAACGCTAAAAATGCTTTAGATAGACGTAAAGCGCTTGAAGAAGCTCCGGAGCAGTTCTTCCCAAAGGTATGGGAACAGTTTCCAGATGTCGCTCACGTGGCAACACTTTGTCTTCCGATAATGCAGAACATTTCGCTCTACAACAATGGCTGGGCACTCTACAGCACTACATGTGATCTGAAAACAATACCGCCGTTACTTAAGACAGAATGGAACCACACAAAAGGTGCTCGCTTTGATGCCCCACCGGTGATGTTTGGAGATCCTGCCTCGTTGGATACGAAAACACCGACTAAGGCAGTCTCGTCTTATACACTCCACATAGAATGCAAGCGCCCATCAAAAGAGCTTTTCCCAAAAAAGAAAGCTGTGGGCAAACTGTACCAGCTCACAGCAGCAGCTCAGGCGCATATCAACGTAACCTGGTCAGAGCCGAAGACTCACAAAGTAAGTGATGTCATTGGCAAGCCTTTGTTCTTCACTTCCCCTTGGCGTCACTGCAAGTGGACGCTTTCTGGAATCCCGAGCACTGCCATTACTGACCAGTCTCTTCTCAACTCACTTCACGACCTTCCTGGCGTTGTGATCAATCACATCACCTACCTTCCACAAGGATGGACCATCACGGGAGAACTATATGCGAAAAACTAA
- a CDS encoding TcpQ domain-containing protein, whose amino-acid sequence MISLSLRRTVLLLLALALLSGCAAKTHRPVMESWQAYNGMSDVPEEHMQSLAELTAQRVADRYPPGRTTIGLHYREFDKFGSLFEAQLREKGFSIDSTEEPEIEVLQCSYLMDAIASPDQKTKASYLRLKFSDGYSVNHIYSYSSEAGFFEQGVATSTEALFTLVSSNSAQLEPYEASEDHTWHIQPGSLKKQLSEWAQKAKYQLVWKAAHDFEMQANATFKGSFYGAVKRLFTRMNRSGNSLRVTLYQQNSVLEVRED is encoded by the coding sequence ATGATCTCTCTATCACTACGCCGCACAGTCTTGCTACTGCTAGCACTTGCCCTGCTTTCAGGCTGCGCTGCCAAGACGCACAGACCTGTCATGGAGTCGTGGCAAGCGTACAATGGAATGTCAGATGTTCCAGAAGAACATATGCAGTCACTTGCGGAACTGACTGCACAAAGAGTTGCTGACAGATACCCGCCAGGAAGAACAACTATCGGGCTTCACTACAGAGAATTCGACAAATTTGGGTCACTCTTTGAAGCGCAATTACGCGAAAAAGGATTCTCCATAGACTCTACTGAAGAGCCGGAAATAGAGGTGCTGCAATGTTCTTACCTGATGGATGCCATTGCTTCACCTGACCAGAAAACAAAAGCCAGCTACCTGCGCCTCAAGTTTTCAGACGGCTACAGCGTAAACCACATTTACAGCTACAGCTCTGAAGCAGGGTTCTTTGAGCAAGGAGTTGCTACAAGCACAGAAGCTCTTTTCACCCTTGTCAGCTCCAACAGCGCCCAACTTGAGCCTTACGAAGCATCAGAAGACCACACTTGGCACATCCAACCAGGAAGTCTCAAAAAGCAGCTTTCTGAATGGGCACAAAAGGCAAAGTACCAGCTCGTCTGGAAAGCAGCGCACGACTTTGAAATGCAGGCAAATGCCACATTCAAAGGAAGCTTCTATGGCGCAGTTAAACGTCTTTTCACCCGTATGAACCGTAGCGGTAACTCTCTTCGAGTCACACTTTACCAACAAAACTCCGTCCTCGAAGTTCGGGAGGATTAA
- the trbG gene encoding P-type conjugative transfer protein TrbG — protein sequence MNLWNPYILGGLLSLYLISGFTAPVMAEQLPQDSPPNKALQANRQLPPATQTSTGLMNKIFIDGRQSPSTGLSAGTQYQYMANTKATEKDLYETPLPDYLSPVNVPLNKKEKKAVKLSKKWINNNVPPFLSNGGKLMYVFGSTLPTIICSPLMGSDLELQEGEIVKDVLLGDTARWRWQTTSSGELGREKVHIIFKPTDTGLVTTAVIPTNRRVYHIKLVSNRKNYTPYIGFEYPEDQRRLLQQQFAEQARKKTWETAPTTAGTVLDLSALDFGYIVTGKAHWKPLQVYNDGTRTVIRLPQEASQSDLPVLLVEKAGQEALVNYRVRTKGRHTSLIVDEIFEEAMLIAGVGTNQQKIKILKQEEK from the coding sequence ATGAATCTGTGGAATCCCTATATCTTAGGGGGACTGCTTTCGCTTTACCTAATTTCAGGATTTACGGCTCCTGTTATGGCAGAGCAACTTCCCCAAGACAGCCCGCCAAACAAGGCTTTACAGGCAAACAGACAACTTCCTCCAGCAACTCAAACCTCAACCGGTCTGATGAACAAAATCTTCATCGATGGTCGTCAGTCTCCATCAACAGGACTGTCAGCCGGCACCCAATACCAATACATGGCCAACACAAAAGCTACAGAGAAGGATCTCTACGAAACACCGCTCCCAGACTATCTCAGTCCGGTCAATGTGCCGCTAAACAAAAAGGAAAAGAAGGCGGTGAAGCTTTCAAAGAAGTGGATCAACAACAACGTGCCTCCATTCCTAAGTAACGGCGGAAAGTTGATGTACGTGTTCGGCTCCACCCTTCCCACAATCATCTGCTCTCCCCTTATGGGGTCAGATCTTGAGCTTCAGGAAGGCGAGATAGTTAAGGACGTTCTCTTGGGAGACACAGCCCGTTGGCGTTGGCAAACAACGAGTTCCGGCGAACTAGGTAGAGAAAAGGTGCACATCATCTTTAAGCCCACAGACACCGGTCTTGTTACCACAGCAGTCATCCCGACAAACCGGAGAGTCTACCACATCAAACTGGTATCTAACCGCAAGAACTACACGCCGTACATCGGCTTTGAATATCCAGAAGATCAACGCCGACTACTGCAACAGCAGTTCGCAGAACAGGCTCGAAAAAAGACATGGGAAACGGCTCCAACAACAGCCGGCACAGTTCTTGACCTATCTGCACTCGACTTTGGTTATATCGTGACCGGAAAAGCCCACTGGAAGCCGCTTCAAGTCTACAACGACGGGACTCGAACAGTCATCCGTCTGCCACAAGAAGCGTCACAAAGTGATCTACCAGTCTTGCTTGTTGAGAAGGCCGGCCAAGAAGCACTCGTTAATTACCGAGTCCGGACAAAAGGCAGACACACCAGTCTGATTGTGGATGAGATTTTTGAAGAAGCAATGCTCATTGCCGGCGTCGGCACCAACCAACAAAAAATAAAAATCCTTAAGCAGGAGGAAAAATGA
- a CDS encoding type IV secretion system protein → MSSSPYLRGREEWLERYGSYIKRARNWQVVAFLSLCIAILSIAGNVIQATQYKVVPYVIEVDKIGNAVGVKPAAEASTIPQTVIQANIAECIVNWRTVTADLGLQKQMIKKFSAFVTGSAKGTVGGWYQENNPYERARDVLVEVRIKGIPLPVSKESWRIEWEEITRNHSGVALGKASYEATVSIHQSPPTSETQIMRNPGGVHITALSWSKLLSS, encoded by the coding sequence ATGTCTTCCTCACCATATTTAAGAGGCCGTGAAGAATGGCTTGAACGATACGGAAGCTACATCAAACGTGCGCGCAACTGGCAGGTAGTAGCATTCTTATCACTTTGTATCGCCATTCTGTCTATCGCTGGAAATGTAATACAAGCGACACAATATAAAGTTGTTCCATACGTCATTGAAGTGGATAAAATTGGAAATGCTGTAGGTGTAAAACCTGCTGCTGAAGCCTCTACCATTCCACAAACGGTTATTCAGGCAAATATTGCAGAATGCATTGTAAACTGGCGTACCGTTACTGCGGATCTCGGTTTACAGAAGCAGATGATTAAAAAGTTTTCTGCATTTGTTACCGGCTCTGCAAAAGGTACTGTCGGCGGATGGTATCAAGAAAACAACCCATATGAACGCGCCCGTGATGTTCTTGTTGAAGTCCGAATAAAGGGCATTCCCCTTCCCGTCAGCAAAGAAAGCTGGCGAATTGAGTGGGAAGAGATAACCCGCAACCATTCTGGAGTCGCCTTAGGCAAGGCTTCCTATGAGGCGACAGTCAGCATTCACCAAAGTCCTCCAACATCTGAAACTCAAATCATGCGTAACCCCGGAGGGGTACACATCACTGCTCTGTCCTGGAGCAAGCTACTTAGCTCGTAA
- the trbL gene encoding P-type conjugative transfer protein TrbL — protein MKKLTSTHIVLTFLTLLLFHPKVTFAAQQNANVLSEIAFQFQQKASAWQPVIEAHALSLFRILLIGSIAWMGITSILKQEDFKSVLVNFIRLIFFTCLMLAVLKYYTEWANMLISGLSGIATELNAPPADPSTVFVVGMKLIFKILDKISLMKPVDSLGLLICSLAIAITFALIAAQMLLVKCESYIVLNAGIILLGFGGAEQTRSYATNFLRYSLGVAAKLFVMQLLISLGTSFINDIGNATILLQDLFILIGASIVLLALTMSIPDIVSGIINGAHVSTGQAITSAASTVAMGTMATMGAIKASGFNTFDGVQATRAAAGMANADGVSGLSKAGHMARNLGSAAMSTRGQGRVQNIRSAIHGKSELQDLMNSAEVPSTPPMEDKPYESPAVDLTLKDTTS, from the coding sequence ATGAAAAAACTCACGAGCACACATATCGTACTAACGTTTTTGACTTTATTACTCTTTCATCCAAAAGTCACCTTTGCAGCACAACAAAACGCCAATGTTCTTTCAGAAATAGCTTTCCAGTTTCAACAGAAAGCCTCTGCATGGCAGCCTGTAATAGAAGCACATGCACTTTCTCTTTTCCGCATATTACTCATTGGCAGCATTGCATGGATGGGAATTACTTCAATTCTAAAACAAGAAGACTTCAAAAGTGTACTTGTCAATTTCATCAGGCTTATCTTTTTTACATGTTTAATGCTTGCAGTTTTAAAATATTATACAGAGTGGGCAAACATGCTTATTTCTGGCCTTTCTGGAATAGCAACAGAACTCAATGCTCCTCCGGCAGATCCAAGCACTGTTTTTGTTGTTGGAATGAAGTTAATTTTTAAAATTCTAGATAAAATCAGCCTGATGAAACCTGTTGATAGCTTGGGGCTACTAATCTGTTCTCTCGCGATTGCCATTACTTTTGCCTTAATTGCTGCACAAATGCTCCTAGTAAAATGCGAAAGCTATATCGTTTTAAACGCCGGCATAATCCTCCTTGGTTTTGGCGGAGCGGAGCAAACACGCAGCTATGCAACAAACTTTTTAAGATATTCACTTGGAGTTGCGGCAAAACTCTTTGTAATGCAGCTCCTCATTAGCCTTGGAACGTCTTTCATCAACGACATCGGCAACGCTACAATCCTACTACAAGACCTTTTCATCTTGATCGGTGCCTCTATTGTTCTGCTGGCACTCACGATGAGTATTCCAGACATTGTCTCTGGAATTATTAACGGCGCACACGTCTCTACGGGCCAAGCAATAACCTCAGCAGCATCAACAGTTGCTATGGGCACAATGGCTACTATGGGAGCAATAAAAGCTTCAGGCTTCAACACCTTTGATGGAGTTCAAGCAACACGAGCTGCGGCTGGAATGGCTAACGCTGACGGTGTGAGTGGATTAAGTAAAGCCGGTCACATGGCTCGAAACCTTGGTTCAGCGGCCATGTCTACAAGAGGACAAGGACGAGTTCAAAATATCCGCTCCGCTATTCATGGAAAAAGTGAACTGCAAGATCTAATGAACAGTGCTGAAGTCCCTTCTACTCCACCAATGGAAGATAAGCCCTATGAAAGCCCTGCTGTCGATTTAACCCTCAAAGATACTACTAGTTAA
- the trbJ gene encoding P-type conjugative transfer protein TrbJ → MRSTTFLIIALLLSIISFSQAHARTVYCTNCSNNFVQLLDRVTNMNQLKALWKEYGESVQQTAQQIRMVQQNIEQYANMVHNTVSLPVNTMNRMVGDFNRLSGYVERISARTGEINTMKDLYNTFYAKQSALRGVVRTAEGTKNYSDMWDRWSGEVDRAAEATFKLTGNQLADLRENGELEAHIRDLLSTPKGRMEAIQAGNKLAAIQIKEAQETRALMATYLQQEMAKTQKREKIEQVQEEARRSLFNPNPESYFSAPQKPVTSNNF, encoded by the coding sequence ATGCGTTCTACAACATTTCTTATAATCGCCTTACTCCTGAGTATCATTTCCTTTTCCCAAGCACACGCCCGAACTGTTTATTGTACAAATTGTTCAAACAACTTCGTGCAACTATTAGATCGCGTAACAAACATGAATCAGCTGAAAGCTCTTTGGAAGGAATACGGTGAGAGCGTTCAGCAAACAGCGCAACAAATTCGTATGGTGCAACAAAATATCGAACAATACGCCAATATGGTTCACAACACTGTCTCTCTGCCTGTGAACACCATGAATAGAATGGTTGGTGATTTCAATAGGCTCTCTGGATATGTAGAAAGAATTTCCGCACGAACTGGCGAAATTAATACAATGAAAGACTTGTACAACACATTTTATGCCAAACAGTCCGCACTACGAGGTGTCGTCCGCACTGCGGAAGGCACGAAAAACTATTCAGATATGTGGGACCGATGGTCTGGTGAAGTTGATCGAGCAGCTGAAGCAACTTTCAAGTTAACAGGAAATCAGCTCGCTGATCTGCGAGAAAATGGAGAGCTGGAAGCCCACATTCGTGATCTTCTTTCAACTCCAAAGGGAAGAATGGAAGCAATTCAGGCAGGGAATAAGCTTGCAGCAATACAAATAAAAGAGGCGCAGGAAACCCGCGCGCTCATGGCCACTTATCTTCAACAAGAAATGGCTAAGACACAAAAAAGAGAGAAAATTGAGCAGGTGCAAGAAGAAGCAAGACGAAGTCTGTTCAACCCCAACCCTGAATCATATTTTTCTGCACCACAAAAGCCCGTTACATCTAATAACTTTTAA
- a CDS encoding VirB4 family type IV secretion/conjugal transfer ATPase: protein MLSLKEFRHKDRSLADIIPYAVLVDNGIIMCKDGALLAGWSFYGQDTASSTPEELAAISSRVSNAFKELGTGWTININAQRVPATEYPQQERSYFPDSITKAIELERRNIFENHGGFATKNTLTASYRPESSAEKLKKLAYSKNEITQQQNELEKSILHFKTTIAEIEDALSTVLYLDRLSDYTEESEDGSVRVFSRLLSFLRECVTTENTPVALTETQMYLDALLSGADLTGGVAPKIGDKTLGVLSLDTLPAKSWPSMLACLDHLPVSFRFSTRFILLDQMDALDEITKYRKTWNQLKIKFWDAMFSNPQARVNRDALLMTEDAEQAATSVQGGVVGSGFYTATIILDDEDPENIKEGLRLLRRKLGPLGFGCRIETVNALEAWFGSHPGNTYANVRRPLINTLNLADFLPLSSIWAGTDTNPCPFYPPESPPLMYCTTDGYTPFRFNLHTGDIGHSLVFGPTGSGKSTLLGIIAAQFRRYPNATIYAFDKGMSMYPLCSAAGGTHYEIGGEGSTLAFCPLSNIDSANERNWAEDWIATCCTMQGLKILPVHRSAIHDAIVLLQEKPSSLRSLSDFYHAVQDSEVKEAIKHYTIKGAMGRLLDAQKDSLGLSNLTVFEVEELMNLGDKNLIPVLLYVFHQIEKSFSGQPSLLILDEAWIMLGHPVFREKIREWLKVLRKSNCAVVLATQSLSDAANSGILDVLVESCPTKVLLPNVTARQDTQRDLYISMGLNSKQLEIVALATPKRDYYVMSPEGNRLINLALGKTALAFVGASDKDSISRIKELEKLHGQSWPNEWLKEN, encoded by the coding sequence ATGCTTTCTCTAAAAGAATTCCGTCATAAAGATCGCAGCCTGGCAGACATAATTCCATATGCTGTTCTTGTCGATAACGGCATCATTATGTGCAAAGATGGCGCTCTGCTCGCTGGCTGGAGTTTTTATGGGCAAGATACTGCCTCAAGTACACCAGAGGAACTGGCTGCGATTAGTTCACGCGTGTCGAATGCATTTAAGGAGTTAGGGACTGGATGGACTATCAACATCAACGCCCAGCGAGTTCCTGCAACAGAATACCCTCAACAAGAAAGAAGCTACTTTCCAGACAGCATAACGAAAGCAATTGAGCTTGAACGAAGAAACATTTTTGAGAACCATGGTGGTTTCGCTACTAAGAACACCCTGACTGCTTCTTATCGTCCCGAGTCTTCGGCTGAAAAACTGAAAAAGCTTGCGTACAGCAAGAATGAAATCACTCAACAGCAAAATGAGCTTGAAAAGAGCATTCTTCATTTTAAAACGACGATTGCTGAAATTGAGGATGCTTTGAGTACAGTGCTCTACCTAGATCGTCTTTCAGATTACACGGAAGAATCTGAAGACGGGTCTGTTAGAGTTTTTTCAAGACTTCTTTCCTTCCTCAGAGAGTGCGTCACTACTGAAAATACACCTGTAGCTCTAACTGAAACACAGATGTACCTAGATGCGCTCCTAAGCGGGGCTGATTTAACAGGTGGCGTTGCCCCTAAAATTGGTGACAAAACTCTTGGTGTCTTATCTTTGGACACATTACCCGCTAAGAGCTGGCCTTCCATGCTCGCATGTCTGGATCATCTGCCAGTTTCTTTCCGTTTCTCAACTCGTTTCATCTTACTTGATCAGATGGACGCACTTGATGAGATCACAAAATATCGCAAGACCTGGAATCAGTTAAAAATCAAATTTTGGGATGCCATGTTCAGCAACCCTCAAGCTCGCGTAAACCGTGACGCATTGTTAATGACTGAAGATGCGGAGCAAGCTGCTACATCGGTTCAAGGTGGCGTTGTCGGATCAGGATTCTACACGGCAACAATCATTTTAGACGATGAAGATCCTGAAAATATCAAAGAAGGATTACGATTATTACGCCGTAAACTTGGACCGCTAGGTTTCGGGTGTAGAATAGAAACAGTAAATGCTCTTGAAGCATGGTTCGGATCACATCCTGGTAACACCTATGCGAATGTCCGCCGCCCGTTAATTAACACGCTGAACCTTGCAGACTTTTTACCTCTTTCGTCGATATGGGCTGGAACAGATACCAATCCTTGTCCTTTTTATCCCCCAGAGTCACCGCCACTCATGTACTGCACCACCGACGGCTATACTCCATTCAGGTTTAACCTCCATACTGGAGATATCGGGCACTCATTAGTCTTCGGCCCAACTGGTTCCGGTAAATCAACTCTGCTTGGTATCATTGCGGCACAGTTCAGACGTTACCCCAATGCAACGATCTATGCGTTCGACAAGGGCATGTCTATGTATCCACTTTGCAGCGCTGCGGGAGGGACTCATTATGAGATTGGTGGAGAAGGCTCTACTCTTGCGTTTTGTCCACTCAGCAATATTGATTCCGCTAACGAAAGGAACTGGGCTGAAGACTGGATTGCAACCTGTTGCACTATGCAAGGGCTAAAGATTCTACCGGTACATCGCAGTGCAATTCATGACGCAATTGTTCTCCTGCAAGAAAAACCCTCTTCTTTACGCTCACTCTCAGACTTTTATCACGCCGTTCAGGATTCTGAAGTTAAGGAAGCAATCAAGCACTACACCATCAAAGGTGCAATGGGGCGTTTACTCGATGCACAAAAGGACTCTCTGGGACTTTCAAACCTCACTGTATTTGAAGTCGAAGAACTCATGAACCTTGGAGATAAAAACCTCATTCCCGTTCTTCTTTATGTGTTTCACCAAATCGAAAAGTCTTTCAGCGGACAACCTTCACTACTCATTCTCGACGAAGCATGGATAATGCTCGGACATCCTGTTTTTAGAGAAAAAATCAGAGAATGGCTGAAAGTTCTGCGTAAATCCAATTGTGCTGTGGTGCTGGCTACACAGTCCCTTTCAGATGCAGCAAATTCAGGAATTCTAGATGTCCTAGTGGAGTCATGTCCGACAAAGGTTCTATTGCCTAACGTGACGGCGAGACAGGACACACAGCGCGACTTGTACATCAGCATGGGGTTGAACTCGAAGCAGCTTGAAATCGTCGCTCTAGCCACCCCGAAACGCGATTACTACGTGATGTCTCCTGAAGGTAACAGACTCATTAACTTAGCGCTTGGGAAAACAGCATTGGCATTTGTTGGAGCGTCAGACAAAGACAGCATTTCGCGAATTAAGGAACTAGAAAAGCTTCACGGCCAATCTTGGCCTAATGAATGGCTAAAGGAGAACTAA
- the trbD gene encoding conjugal transfer protein TrbD, producing MRVIPVHQSLHRHTLVLGAERDLVMSSGLLSFLIGIGGFTLPSALVGLGLWIVSVFVLRQMAKADPQMSLVWRRHIRMQDFYEAKGTPWQHNVWKG from the coding sequence ATGCGTGTCATTCCTGTCCATCAATCCTTACACCGTCACACATTAGTGCTAGGTGCAGAGCGTGACCTCGTCATGTCGTCTGGTTTGCTTTCTTTCCTTATTGGTATTGGCGGGTTCACCCTCCCCTCTGCACTCGTAGGTCTTGGATTATGGATCGTTTCTGTTTTTGTTCTACGCCAGATGGCAAAAGCTGATCCGCAGATGTCTCTTGTCTGGCGTAGGCACATCAGAATGCAAGATTTCTACGAAGCTAAAGGGACACCTTGGCAACATAACGTTTGGAAAGGATAA
- a CDS encoding TrbC/VirB2 family protein codes for MNRSNIKFFFLVAITVAIILPDTAHASNAISDFNDPFEKVVGTITGPVGRWIAIFAMATSGGMLIWKREDPMGGFKMLLSVVFGISFIAFAANIVDSLFSFSGALV; via the coding sequence ATGAACCGCAGCAATATTAAATTTTTCTTTCTAGTAGCGATTACCGTTGCAATCATACTTCCGGACACCGCTCATGCTTCAAATGCAATCAGCGATTTCAATGATCCATTTGAGAAAGTCGTTGGTACAATCACCGGCCCTGTCGGGCGTTGGATCGCAATCTTCGCAATGGCCACCTCTGGCGGGATGCTCATCTGGAAACGTGAAGATCCAATGGGCGGTTTCAAAATGCTTCTTAGCGTTGTATTCGGGATCTCATTCATCGCCTTCGCTGCAAACATTGTTGATTCACTCTTCTCGTTCTCTGGAGCGCTCGTCTAA
- the trbB gene encoding P-type conjugative transfer ATPase TrbB produces the protein MDTLIDEDQKRLLANLRHSLGDVTCSALEDPTVGEIMLNPDGKVWIERFGEPMEHEDTLTAREGELIISLVASSLELTANRKNTSVAGEFPIGGHRFQGQLPPNTPAPMFSIRKKAERVFTLDEYVASRIITEDVKSTIEELLRCKRNILIAGGTGSGKTTLTNAIIHSLSQISPDDRLFLLEDTYELQSQSRNTVRLKATKEFPMTSQIEDTLRLRPDRIVVGEIRDEAALGLLEAWNTGHPGGISTLHADSAFDALQRLETLVRRKSVSPLSEVIGSAIDTVIYITKANTKSCRKVTEIMDVAGFDTCTHKYTKEYLYYEPQQY, from the coding sequence ATGGATACCTTAATAGATGAAGATCAAAAACGTCTTCTCGCGAATCTTAGACATAGTCTGGGCGATGTCACCTGTAGTGCGTTGGAAGATCCGACCGTAGGAGAAATCATGTTGAATCCAGACGGTAAAGTCTGGATCGAACGTTTTGGTGAACCAATGGAGCATGAAGATACCCTAACAGCCCGAGAAGGTGAGCTCATCATATCCCTTGTCGCAAGCTCTCTGGAATTAACAGCAAACCGTAAAAACACAAGCGTGGCAGGCGAATTCCCAATCGGAGGTCACCGTTTTCAAGGGCAGCTTCCCCCAAACACCCCTGCTCCAATGTTCAGCATTCGAAAAAAGGCAGAACGTGTTTTCACGTTAGATGAATATGTTGCCAGCAGAATCATCACAGAGGACGTCAAATCAACGATTGAAGAACTGCTCAGATGTAAACGGAACATCCTCATTGCTGGAGGAACAGGGTCAGGAAAAACCACTTTGACCAACGCGATCATTCACTCGCTCAGTCAAATAAGCCCAGATGACAGGCTTTTTTTACTTGAAGATACATATGAGTTGCAAAGCCAAAGTAGAAACACTGTCCGTCTAAAAGCGACAAAAGAGTTTCCAATGACATCACAAATTGAGGACACTCTTCGCCTTCGCCCTGACCGAATAGTTGTTGGAGAAATACGTGACGAGGCTGCATTGGGTTTACTGGAAGCCTGGAACACAGGACATCCGGGAGGCATATCCACACTCCACGCCGACTCCGCTTTTGATGCTCTCCAGCGCCTTGAGACTTTAGTCAGACGTAAGTCAGTCTCTCCACTGTCAGAGGTCATTGGAAGCGCAATAGACACTGTTATTTACATCACTAAGGCAAACACAAAGAGCTGTCGTAAGGTCACTGAAATTATGGACGTAGCGGGCTTTGACACCTGCACCCACAAGTACACAAAGGAATACCTCTACTATGAACCGCAGCAATATTAA
- a CDS encoding nucleotide-binding protein: MATVNMVLQGKGGVGKSLVASLLAQYFIEYDYPITCIDTDPVNTTFAGYDALQADIIEIMEGDNINQRCFDKLMDRIEKLPEDNISQMVVDNGAATFVPLGSYMAENVITEYLRDETPHNLRLHSVVTGGQAMHDTLDGLKQLLKAFPDTPIVLWLNPYFGNIVHNGIPFSDFKIYKNNIHRFESVVQLPIKNPSTFGQDLIHVLNQRMTFREVAASDMPTMQRHRIKKYWAEIKAEMDKAGLLEF, encoded by the coding sequence ATGGCTACTGTAAACATGGTACTTCAAGGCAAAGGCGGAGTTGGCAAAAGTCTAGTTGCGAGCCTCCTCGCTCAGTATTTCATAGAATACGACTATCCAATCACTTGCATTGATACTGACCCAGTAAACACAACATTTGCCGGTTATGATGCACTTCAGGCAGATATTATCGAAATTATGGAAGGGGACAACATCAACCAGCGATGCTTTGATAAGCTGATGGACCGCATTGAAAAGCTCCCTGAAGATAACATTTCTCAAATGGTCGTCGATAATGGTGCTGCCACCTTTGTCCCTCTAGGCTCCTACATGGCCGAAAACGTCATTACTGAGTACCTGCGAGACGAAACTCCGCATAACTTGCGACTTCATAGCGTAGTTACTGGCGGTCAGGCTATGCATGACACTCTCGATGGACTCAAGCAACTTCTTAAAGCATTTCCTGACACACCAATTGTACTCTGGCTCAATCCCTACTTCGGAAACATTGTTCATAATGGCATCCCCTTCAGCGACTTCAAAATATACAAAAACAATATTCATCGGTTCGAATCGGTCGTTCAACTCCCAATAAAAAACCCGAGCACATTTGGGCAGGATTTAATTCATGTTTTAAACCAACGCATGACATTTCGTGAAGTGGCGGCCTCTGACATGCCGACTATGCAACGCCACAGAATCAAAAAATACTGGGCTGAAATCAAAGCTGAAATGGATAAAGCCGGCTTATTGGAGTTCTAA